The genomic stretch TAAGTGGAATAAAGTGGAGCAAAGGCATCACTGCTGCTCCACCCTTCTGATCCCAGATACCTGTGCTGAGGATTAcagaaaatacttaaaagagCATGTTGTTGAAGCCAGCAGTAGGAGTGTTCTACTTGCCAGAGCATTTTTGTCAGGGGAAAGGAGGAGCAGGAATATGTATGTAGACTGGATTTAATCTAACTTATTCAGTAACATTTATGTGCTTTAGGTTCTGgagaacagaaaacagtaatGGGACAGTTTTCTAGAGATTGCATCCTGCCTTGCCTTTTTCCACCTGGTGATGATGTAGTAATTTActggaagaaaaaggacaaaaatgtgcACAGCTACTACTACCAGAGGGATCAACTAGGAAGCCAAGACATGGACTACAGAAACAGAACACTCCTTTTTCACGAGGACATTGGTAGTGGAAATGCCTCCTTGAAACTTAGTAACCTGACCTTTACTGATGAGGGCCTTTATCATTGCTATGTGGGGACAAAGCAAGCTAAAGCAGAAGAGGATATCATGCTGCACGTAAAAGGTCAATAAGACATCAAAACTGCTTGGATTGCACCAATAGAAATTGGATTACGTTATATTATTTGTCACATGGAACTGATATTCTCCAACCCAACAGAGCACCCTTTTGGCCTGTTAGTGTTCCCATGCAATTCATTTTGTCTGATGAAATACTGTTGTAACAGAAGTTGAAAAATCACAGTGCAGAGTTTGTTCTCATAACCTACTGCATGGTGATTTCTAAAGAGTAATGAGATAGCGTACGTGAGTTTTAAATTCATAATGTGGATTCTCAGAACAGTATAAACCCCAGCATTGACAGTAAATAATGCTATACTGTCTTCTGAAACAACACAGATTAAATTTCTTTCTCAGTTGTGTTTATTCACCCCAATAATATTTCAAAAGTCCATTCACTtcaaattaaaaagtattttgaaagtaatAGGACTTCTTTATATTTACAGTTTCCTCTTATTATGCACTGGAATACCAAAAGACAGACACAGAAAGGATGCTGAAGtgctctgcctttctttcttaTCCTGTGCCACGTATAACTTGGACACAGGGCAATACATTAATCCAACAAACAGATCCGGAGGAAACCAAGGTTGGAATTCTCTATACTGTTAGAAGTGACCAGAACATTACAAACACGTCTGCCCCCTACCAGTGTCATATTCACCTCTCTCATGAGAAATGGACTGCTGAATGGAAGATGGAAGGTAGGAACGTACTACACTTGCTTCTTGCATCATTACCGAATCACTGTCTTTTCTCTGAACCTTTTTCCTTATCAGTTTCACGTTTTGAGAGGTGCATAAAAATTGATCTTTGCATTCTGTTGAGCTGAGCTGAAATACATGAAAGCCTTAGTGTACCTGTGGGTTATACAAGGGATGGGAAGGTTTGACTGCTGCTGTAGATGTCTACATTCCTTGCTCAATCCCTTCCCTATTCTTTGCCTGAGTTTATTCAGTACcatttgattttttctttataCTCAAAGTGCGTTCTTACGCACCCAGGTTCAGTGTTGGGGGAGCATGGGAAGGAAGAGCAGCAAGCACTGTTCAGAGTTGGTCAAATAGCGGCTTATTTTGTTAGTTAAGGAAGAGCAGCACTGTGAAATTTAAGGTCCCCATTTTGT from Dromaius novaehollandiae isolate bDroNov1 chromosome 1, bDroNov1.hap1, whole genome shotgun sequence encodes the following:
- the HHLA2 gene encoding HERV-H LTR-associating protein 2 isoform X4 is translated as MCSWKKHFRALPCCQKTRLSFCHQIESVVVLYELELGLLSTKEDMKEEKISFLIYFFHVCSTVWGSGEQKTVMGQFSRDCILPCLFPPGDDVVIYWKKKDKNVHSYYYQRDQLGSQDMDYRNRTLLFHEDIGSGNASLKLSNLTFTDEGLYHCYVGTKQAKAEEDIMLHVKVSSYYALEYQKTDTERMLKCSAFLSYPVPRITWTQGNTLIQQTDPEETKVGILYTVRSDQNITNTSAPYQCHIHLSHEKWTAEWKMEEQLSNVEGNSTAIPCEYIDNTSSHAEGFSVVWTIHRYAVVSVLASFNENSDTTWKIVLGVIILVAVIAACSCFYFKNFRNRGGVI